GACAAGAAATGAATCTTAGTGTTTATGCAGATTTTGCATTGTAGAATGTATACTAGACCCTTCAAAGGCAAGGTTAGACTCTTTGCAAAGCAAACTGGCGTTGGTTCTTAGTAGTCTAGTACAGGGACACTAAAGTTTGGCATTTGatttaggaaaaagaaaacagttgcACACAGCTGATTATGTTAAATAACCTCTTAATTATGCTCTTTGTAGAAGTCTAATTTGGAAGGTTTTAGTGTTTTGATAACTCaattgaaattttaatttctcctgTACTCAAGAGCTGAATGCTGTTCTTGTATAATAGTGTACTAGGCTGGATGAGGTACAAAATAATGCACAGTGGTCAGAAACAGCTGAGGAAAGAACGCTTAAAGTAACTCAATCTAAACTCTGAATAGTTCCAAacattggttttgtttgcttttttaaagcaCAAGTTGTCAAGTTGTACCTGTTGCTGTACATAAACACTGTatgccagcagctccttgaTCATATTTGTGAACAGACTTTTCATTATTAGACTGGTATTAAAGGAAGGTGTTGAATTTGAGAGTgtaacaaaatgagaaatgatCAGATGATCTATAGGATGTAAAAGTCCATTTTTATGTTGTAGTTTAATCCCTTTGTTAGGAAGTTCCCTCTCATTGAGGGACCTCTTCTGCAAGCAGAACACAATAAATGTGCTTTTTTAAATGACCCAATTTCCCAGTATAAATGAACAGCTGACTTTGGCAGTAGTCACCCCCCTGCATCTCTTTGCTGGCAAGGGAGCAGGACAAGGGcgggaaaaaaccccaaaactgtcACTGATGAAATGAAACAAATCTGAATAATCTAAGTGCCCAATGCCCAAACATAATTCCACACCCCATTTATTTAAGGATACTTATGGAAGCTTTTAATCACTCAAGATTCTGCTGtaaaagctgaaataaagcagagcctggctgcgTTTCTTACTGCCAAAAGCCAAGGTCATTTGCACATAGCCCATGGATTTCTCCAGAGTAGATCTCCGTTACCCAAGGCATGGGAATGCATGCATTTTCTTAGCTGGGCAAACAAGTACATTATACAGTAGTTGTGATACAACACACGTGGCTTTGATTTGTACTGCACATACCCACTGTACAGCCACTCCGAAGTATTGTGGTTAGCTTGCAGCATCTGCTGTCGCATTGATACTGTTTACTGCGTATTCTTTTCCCTGgaagttttaaagaaaatttttttttcttgttgcatTGATTACATTTTATAAATTTGCTTAGCTGGAAAGTTTGGGAAAAGAGGCCTGTTTGTCAATTGTACAACCGATTGTGAAGCTCTAGTGTGAATATTTTTACGTCTGTATTAGACATTTTCTTTGCAAATCTATTGTTCGATTGAAatgtaaatgaaataaaagatgGTGTACACCCATCATGTATAAAGCAGGCACCATCGCTACGATGGATTTAATGCTCATTTTTATGGCGCATTCTCAGCTTCTATTTAAAActataatttaaagaaaaaaaaatctgtaaaatgaAATGGGGATATATGGGGGAGTAAATTCTATTCCGTTTATTTCGGTTTTGATTCCCAATGGTAATGTTTCCCTTCGTGTTAGAGTAGGGGGGTCCCGGCGGGGCCCGTGTGTCGCTGTAGCACTGACGTGCAGAGGTTGTAGCTTTGGCTGGGCACGGATAGAGCATCCCGGTTCGGTGTTTGAGAGACTCGATGGAAGAAGTTTGCAGTATTGACATGTATTTGCATGCAcgaataaaaattatttgtccACCTTAACGGGCTGTGTGTCGTCAGCGGGGGCTGGGGAGCTCCGGGAGGGGcggagggagcggggccgggggcccGGCCGGCGCCGTTCCCTGGGCGGGCGGTCCCGCCGTGCCGGCGCCGTTCCCTGGGCGGGCGGTCCCGCCGTGCCGGCGCCGTTCCCTGGGCGGGCGGTCCCGCCGTGCCGGCGCCGTTCCCTGGGCGGGCGGTCCCGCCGTGCCGGCGCCGTTCCCTGGGCGGGCGGTTCCGCCGTGCCGGTGCCGTTCCCGTcgcggggcgggggcagcggggccgggcccggctcctCCCCCGGCCGCCTCCTTCCCGCCGTGCCCCGCGCAGCGGCCCCGGAAGGCGGCGGGAGCGGTGAGGCGGCGGCggtggggccgggccggggcggcggggccgcttCGCTTCGCTCCGCTCCGGCAGCGCCGCTCGGGCCGGTGCTCCCGGGCCCCGCAGAATCCCGGGCGGGCgaggggcggcggcgcggcccgaGGGATCCGGgagggcgcggggcgggggctcGGCCGGCACGGGGAGCAGAGCCGGTTCGCTCCGGGCCCGCGGGGATCACCGGCCCCAGCCAACCCCAGGTGCCGCCCcaggcccggccccgctgcggGGCGGTCCCGGTAATCCTGGGCCATCTGGCGCTGTAATCGGCTGAATCCGGGGttagctcctgcagagcccacggCGTCCGGCAGGAAAACCGGGAGCCGGGCTGAGTCCGTGAGCAGGAGAACCGGGAGCCgggctgtgcacacacacacggcctgggctggctgggagacCACTGCACCATCGAGCGTGAGCCCACAGCAACTGATGTGATTAAAATTTCTTCTTCCAGGTCTTGGTAGAAGCTTGTCTCTGAAAGACTGGAAAGGAATACAGGTCAGAACGCTTTAATTTGCTTAATTACATTGATAGTTTTTCAGCTCTAATAAATTGTTGTTAAATAATGCAAGTGATACTCAGTAGCTGGGAATCGGTCTGATGGAGCTGTCCAGTGAGACTCTGAGGCTTTAAACTGAGTTTTAAATTGTGACTGACTGCATCGAGGGCTGTTTGAGAGTGGGCTGTGTTCTCCCAGGGTTAAAAACTGCCCTGAGGAAATGAAGGACCATCGTGATGTGTGTTTGATCAGAAATGCATCCTCTCTTTTGTTACCTTATTTTTAGAGCATAATGACTACTGCGGATGATAAACTGCTTGGCGAGAAGCTGCAGTATTATTACAGCAGCAGTGAGGGTGAGGATGAAGACAGTGAGAAGGAGGATAAAGAAGGGGAGAGCAGCATTCCTGAAAGTGTGGGCGAGGTGGAGCTCAGCAGCGATGGCAGCGCTATCAACACAGGTATCATCATATCAATATACTTCTTTTGTATATCCCTTGTTGATTGGAAATTTTGTATATTCTTCTGAAACTCTTTTTTTGATATTAAATTCCTGGGTTTAGGCATGTTTGAGTCAGTGGGTGATCAGGTTTTGGATAGAAAGCTGAGACAAGGCTGATTTGTACAACTTGGATGATAATATATCATTTTTGTTCTGATGAAAGCCATGCTAACAATAGGGAAACTCTTGTGGGCTGGTGGTTCTATTTCAAGAGCGCAGATATTAATCTTTGAGACAATTACAAGAGCAGCCTAGTTAAGTAAATTTTATCCTTCTTGTTTAAAAAGTAGATAGAAACTCAAGGACATGCAAATGGCAAATTATTTATATCGATGTTTTGCGTAGTTACAAAAACATTTATGACCGGGTCACCATTTTACTGATTTACAAATTATTCCTTGATTGTAACTGGTAGGTAAAATGGTATTGTCTTTTTTACACGAAATGTCTCCACACCTGATTGCAGGTCCCAAGGGAGTGATCAATGACTGGCGGAGGTTTAAGCAGCTGGAGACGGAGCAGCGGCAGGAGCAGCGCAGGGAGATGGAGAGGCTCATCAAGAAGCTCTCCATGACCTGCAGGTCTCACCTGGATGaggaggctgagcagcagaagcagaaagaGCTTCAGGAAAAAATCAATGGAAAGGTAGGGTGGCACAAAGGAATTAAAATGTCACTTAAGTATTTAGCAGTTTTGCTTACCTGTGATAACAAATAAGTGATTTAGCTGCAATACCAAGGAGGTCCAAAAGCTTTTTCCAGATTTCTCATCTGTTGATCAAGTGAACTTCAGGGGATTAATATGAAGAGTTGTACAGCAAAACTGTGAATGCTGCCTCCCCTGCCCAAAACTAGGAACCTTTATTAATTTAGTATTTAGTAAGTGGGTGTTGAGAATTCAACTCTGAGCTCCTGAAATTGCAGATATTGGATGTAGTGAATGGTTTTAATCAGCTGAGCTGTTAACTAGCCCTGGGTTGTAGTCAGAGAAGTTGCTAATTTGCAGACATGTCTGTGCCTTCAGGTGATGAAAGTTGTGTGTGCTCTCCTGTATCTTGAGTGATGCAGGCAAGTGAACAggtataaaatacataaaatgctGTTAATTTCAATTCTACAGGACAATGGTGCCACAAATTTTAACTGAAAAACTAAACGAAAAGCTGATGAGAAAGAAGCTCATCTGAGGTCAGGCACCGTTTCCAAATCAGCGCTCCCGGCTCAGTGAAAGCACGTGGCCACCATTAACCTGGATTAAAGTGGGAGCATGGAGCAGCCACTTGTGTTATTAGTGCAGCTTGTGGAAACTGGAATACCCAGGGCTGAAATCGCTGTTCCCCCTGGACATGGTTTCTAATTAGATCAGAATggagtgtaagacacagggtgCTTGAGCCTTCATGGGCTGCACTTTGCTGTTATTAAAGATGAGTGACCCACATTAATCCTCTTGATTTATGTTCTCATTATGTAAGTGACCCGTATAGTGGTGCAGATGTTTTTCAGGAATCTCTGTTTTCAGATGACTTTACAGGAATACAGCATGATCCACAATGATGAGGACGATGAGGAGTTCTTGCAGCGCTACAGGAAGCAGCGGATGGAGGAGATGAGGCAGCAGTTGTACAGTGGGCAGCAATTCAAGCAGGTGTTTGAGATCACCAGTGGGGAAGCATTTCTGGATACCGTGGACAAAGAGCATAAGAGCACACTGATCATGATCCATATTTATGAAGATGATATCCCTGGCACTGAGTCCCTGAATGGCTGCATGatctgcctggctgctgagtACCCAACAGTGAAATTCTGCAGAGTGAAGAGTTCACTCATTGGTGCCAGCACTCGCTTCACTAACAATGCCCTGCCGGCCCTGCTGGTCTACAAGGCAGGGGAGCTCATTGGCAACTTCGTGCGCATCACCGACCAGCTGGGAGAAGATTTTTTTGCTGTAGACCTGGAGGCTTTTCTGCAGGAGTGTGGTTTGCTGCCAGAAAAAGACCTACTGCTGCTGACTTCTATACATAATCCATCTGCATGTTACAGTGAAGACAGTGATCTGGAAATAGACTGAGCCCTTTATGCCAAGGGCCCGTAGGTGTAGCTGTGCTGTAGGATGTTCTTGCTAGGGATTGTTCTCTCTCCTCCTTCATGTGGGTATGTATTCCTCCCCTTCATGCACTTTGACTTTTGctcattaaaaataacaacaaattCCTAACATTTTCTTAAATTAATTCCATAGCTACAACTAAAACAGTCTCATTTCTGTGCAATTCAAATGTGTTTTACTCAACACAAAGTTCTAACATGATTCAGTCAGTTTAGGAAATTGTCTGTTGCAATGTCTCAGCGTCCTTGCAAGTTTCAGTTGAGATGTGGCCACCAACTCCCTAAGGCAAGAACTGAGACTGCaaataaaagagattttaaCATTCAAGACTTACTAATCTGGTGCTGAACTGCACCATTTAAAAGCGTGAGGTCCCATGTTCCATTC
This genomic stretch from Ammospiza caudacuta isolate bAmmCau1 chromosome 21, bAmmCau1.pri, whole genome shotgun sequence harbors:
- the PDCL gene encoding phosducin-like protein, whose translation is MTTADDKLLGEKLQYYYSSSEGEDEDSEKEDKEGESSIPESVGEVELSSDGSAINTGPKGVINDWRRFKQLETEQRQEQRREMERLIKKLSMTCRSHLDEEAEQQKQKELQEKINGKMTLQEYSMIHNDEDDEEFLQRYRKQRMEEMRQQLYSGQQFKQVFEITSGEAFLDTVDKEHKSTLIMIHIYEDDIPGTESLNGCMICLAAEYPTVKFCRVKSSLIGASTRFTNNALPALLVYKAGELIGNFVRITDQLGEDFFAVDLEAFLQECGLLPEKDLLLLTSIHNPSACYSEDSDLEID